A DNA window from Nitrospirota bacterium contains the following coding sequences:
- a CDS encoding GxxExxY protein — VYENALANRLRKTGLDVKQQHPLTVYDEDGTVLGDYFADLLIDDRLIVELKACRAFADEHISQLLGYLKSARIEHGLLINFGSYKFQIKKYALNKDDNK, encoded by the coding sequence GTGTATGAAAATGCGCTGGCAAACCGGCTAAGAAAAACCGGACTCGACGTAAAGCAACAACATCCTCTCACGGTCTATGATGAGGATGGCACGGTGTTAGGCGATTATTTCGCCGATTTACTGATAGATGACCGTCTTATCGTCGAACTGAAGGCATGTCGTGCGTTTGCGGACGAACACATATCTCAATTGCTGGGTTATCTCAAATCGGCCCGAATTGAGCACGGACTTTTAATCAACTTCGGCAGCTACAAATTTCAGATTAAGAAATACGCGTTAAACAAAGACGATAATAAATAA